The nucleotide window ATGAATGCTTTTGGAGAAGGAAAGTCGTCTGTAGGAACCGTGCTCAAAATGAATTTGCCATGGAGCCTCGGTGACACCGCGATGTCCCTGTTTGTTGTGGTTCCGTAATGGCcaattttggagatttttttggAATTCTTTTTCTGGTTGctattttctgatttctgaagGTTAATGAACAAGTTCATGAGCAAGATAGTGGGCCTCTTTGCcacattatattttatgtcCCAGGAAATGGATTATTGTGTAAAAATTCAGATATTCTGATAAAATCAAAAATGCCTTATCCAAATTAAGAAAATGCTTcagttgcatttgttttacaataattatttagaatgtgagtaaattaataacaattatttgccttttttttttctttttcacaagacgaataaataataatatgttagatctttttgcttttccaatagaagatgaaaatatttcaaagcatttttcgCATCTTTACCAGAACGCCCAATAAATGTGGATGTTGCTGTCCTTACTGGAATCACTCACCTCTTTCTCATTTATTGCCACTTTGCTAGCAATGTCGTAGCGCTCTTCGTCGACCTTGTCAATTTTTTGGTGGATCTCTTTGCACAGATTCTGCGGACGGAAGCATTTTGTTTAACAGACTCATTAAAGGACTTTGGGCTTAGAGAATATAAGTTAACTAACAACAAAATGGAGATTAAAGATGTGGAAGCAAAAGAGAGTTGATGTGAACAACTCTCTGGAGCAAAACCTCTTAGCAGCTGCAAAAGATTTGAatttgatttggattttttgCCCGAGGCCCATCAGGACGATAAGCATTAGCTGACAGCTAGAGCTACATTAAAATGACTCAGATCAAAACATCTTTGTATGTTAgactggcccagtcaaagtccagacataagGCCAGCTGTGAATCtatgtcagatatttttttacttcGCCATTatatgctgttttgtttttatgacctGTCGCATTGCATACTAATGAAAAGTATTATAAAATGCAGTTGTAAAGGGACAATATGTAAAAAGGTTAAAGAATGATGAAAACGATTTATGTCCTACTTCTATTATATAAtaaactgaatatattttaaggaTGTTTATGACGTATACGTGGAAAGACGTATCAAGTAAACTTAggtttaaggattttttttttttttttgtatataaataTTCTTCTCTCCTGggagtttttaaatgaacatttttcagtGATTTGGAGAAGAACACATCTTAATcatctatataaataaaacccatAACTAATTACTTTGAGGTTTGATGACCAGGTATTAAATATATAAGACAACAACTGATTTGCAGCAACTGATCTATTCAAAAAATCGGCAAGCTGGAATGCATGcaatttttctttacatcttcAACcttaaaaagtcataatatacTAAATTAAAGGTGATAAGTGTACCAGAAGGTCCTGCATCGAAAGGCCTGACAGTTGGAGGGTTGGGTTTCTTTCGTCAAGGATCCTCTGTTTATCAGCTATTCTGGCCTGCTTTTCATTCTCCAGCATAGTCATTGCCTTCTTTAACAGCTtggtctggaaaaaaaaaaaaaaacaaaaaaaacatagagaGAGTTTTCTCTGCTCAATGGTTGTGGATACACTTTAGCAAAGTTGGACATTATTTATATAGGGCATACCTTCAAGAACAATCTGCGGGACGCAGAAATTTTTGGCTTAGGTTTCTgtgtcagaataaaaaataaaaaaaaagattaagtttacattttttgaggTGTGCATCACTTTTTGTGTGCTTCTAAAAATCTCTGTGCAGTGAGCGAAACATAAAACCAACAGTTTTCTTATAGCCAAATACAGTAGATTGGTATCTATTTGGCTATATGTGCTTTCTTAATTCTCACAATGTATTTGTGGAATTAAAGGCCCAAGCTGTTAGGATACATTGCTCTTAGTTGTTGACatgtctggaaaaaataaataaataaaattaaaaaatcaacataaaccCATAGAAACCATTTGAACTCACCGATGGGCTGTTGAGGGGAAAATTTGTGTCCATagtgcaaagaagaaaaattgattaattgttgtGAATACGTGGTGAAGAATAGGAATTCTGGGGTTGAACTTACGTTCCAGACATGATAGAAGTTCCCAGTTCCTCCTTGTTAGGTCTGTAAATGTCAGACAGATGGGGTAAAAAGCATTGGTAATTTTCTCCATATTGActataaacactgaaaaatagaaatgaaccTAAACTTGAAGATCACTTCAAACTGCAGctaaaatgcaaataatgaaaaataagaaaacgtAAACTTTAATCTTCAAACTTTTCAGTGTAAAAATACAGACTATTTCTGCTACAtctactttaaaaatgtgtcttttgtCCGATAcactgttttgctttctttaataaaaatattttcttacctGTAAAAGTGAGGTTTCAATGCTCCAGTGATCCCTTGTGTGTGACTCAAGGGGATGAAAGAGGGCAGATATATAGATATCAGGGCTCATGTGAGTGGCTCACTGAAATAGACTCTCCATTCTTAGATGCCATCTCTCGTACCTCACATGCCTGCGATGCTTTCTTGGTTTGTCTCAAGAGGAGCAGGTCAAATCTGATAATGTAGTTTACAggcacgcaaaaaaaaaaaaaaaaaaaaaatcgaagtACATTGAATTATCTAGGAATTaaaggtttctttttctttctcttttttataaGAATTTCCccaattttttccattttggaaTCTGTGTTCCCTAGACAggagaaatattttctaaaagtacgttttttgttttttaaattttattcaacgcgtttatttttgtatttctggcTTTATTATGGCTTAGCTTATGGAAAAGTTTAGGAAGTATATAAGAGCAGAAAACGTGCAGATAAAAGGGAAAATTGAGGGAACCAAGAAGGCCATAATCCTTATAATGAACATGACATTATATATCAATCTAATTGTTATTAATCTATTTAGTAAGCAAGTATCACTTTTCCCAACTGAATAATGggatttttaattgttttttaatttattattatgcaTCTGTAAGACAAATGTAAGTTGTGTGATATGTAAGgttagattaaaattatttttaaacaccaaatcctttttaaattaaaagcccAGAAGTGACAAAGcgtatgatttatttatatatatatattttattttattttttatcatgctAGGTCAAAATAAACTTGATCAAGTATGATTTCAAAGAGgatttctaaatataaatagaaaataacacAATCCCCTTTTTTGTGCAGGATTTGAATATACAGAAACTAACAGTAATatcattttttcaattttaaaagcatttttattggcCAATGCTGCTTTTATAGCTGTACTACATCAAGTCAGTTTGTTACAACTGAGAACTGTTTCTAAATAGCAAAcaatattgtttaaaatcaCCAAACCTTTCTGAACATCCAAAGTTTCTAAAGGTGCTTAAAAGTTAAAGAactctgctgccatctgctggaaGAAAGAGCACAACTCTGCTGCATTGTTGGTGCGGCAATAATTTCCCTAAACCTTGAGTCTTCCTGAAGTGTCTCTTTGCATTCAGCAGTACAATGTGCGGATAATATTATGTCATAACAGTGCCTATTACAGAATTtggaaatattacaaaacagaaaagctagtgtttttgtcttcagttgCCAGAAGCGTCAAAGAGCTTCTTCCTGCCCTCCATCCCAGACATGGCCTCCACATTCTTACGCCAGTCAGTAACCTCCTCTTTCTGatagagaacaaaacaaattggacaaaaacattttaacaaaataaacaacacaaaacagaaaaacaatattcagGTGGATAAAAGCCAGATtcaccttttcttcttccttcttgACAGTTTTGAGGTTTGCCTTGAAGTCAAACGACTCCTTGTGTTTGGAGCCCAGCAGAACGCTCAGCATCGCTTCAGCCGAGATCTTCACTCTCCGCAGGTGAGGCTTCTTGAACTTGCTCTGGATCTCAGTAATcttcagtttcatgttttcaatcTGCCCAACGGAGCACATGATTCTCTCATACTACCTCATCATTGCTCAAGATAATGTCGTTTGCATCTTTCATAGGTATATTACTCAGTGGTATTATTTAAGATTCACATAATGTGCAATCAAGCTGTGAGATGTCATCATGCCCACCGTGGTGCGGCTGCAGGATGCTCCCAGTTGAGCTATGCAGTTCTAATGGGATGGACTTCAGTTATTGACTTtgattttaagctttttacttttttgcttCCATCATGTAATGTCTGATGTGTGAACATGCCTGTGTGgttttcagctgctttcaaaAATGTAGGATGTAGAGACATCTGGTGGTATAAATCTCAAATTGCAACCATGTTGGCataagtggagaaaaaaaaaaagcccgcCATTTCATTTCACCACTGTAAATTGTGTTTCGGAATAGTTTGTGACATTATTTAAAAGCATGTACAAAAATACTAGTGTATCTTTAAGGGCACTAATGAACATGGATCTTCGCCTCAGTTTGATTTCAAGCATTGCTTTAGTGTGTTATTGGGCCAAAGGTAATGATTTTGGTGGCATTTTGGAGACTAATACTTAATTTAATGCTTAAAATACATGGATAAGTGAACTGACCTTCGTCTTGCATAGCTGTTTTGTCTTAATGATCTCACCTCCACGTCGTTTTTGGAAACCTTCAGGTCAACATCGTAGCGTTCCTCGTCGACAATATCAATCTTGCGGTGCAATTCTTTGCACAGAtcctttaataaaaagaaaataacattgtgGTACATTTAATAGTGAGTAACTTGCTGAAGGGAGACTGGTATTAATCCGACAGTAAACGTTTTTGTGATTGAAACAAAATACCTGCAATTCCTGTAAAGACAGACCAGAAAGATTCAGCGGAGGAAGTCTCTCTGCCAGCACGGCTTCTTTCTCCTTcatcttctgtcttttttcctcctccagcatTTGAGTAGCAACTGCCAAAAGTCTGATCTAAGAGTGAAAATCCATAAAAATGGAGCCTTTATCTTCTCttttccaccattttttttgttgttttttttaaatgcaatgcTTATGACAAATGCAAAAGAGCatagatttcatttttaaaaatgtgcttgcAATGTACGCCTTTAAGAATAAGTGTGTCTCAAGTCAATCATAAACCAATTATTTCTCATACTGCAGTCTGTACACTGCAGCATGCAGACTGCActgtagaaaatgaaataagCTTAGAagataaaatcaattaaataaatagccAAACATTTGACACAACCAAAAAGCAATAGTAACACAGAAGACATAAAACTCTTACTTTTAACCCCAGCTTTCTGGAGGAGGAGATCTTAgattttttctgtaattcacacataaataatatttattccCACTTTCTGTCTacaaaacatgtacataaaGTGCATGTTTTGTACTTATGTTTGCACAAAACATAAGTGAAATGTGTATTGCTGATACTTACCTGTCTTTGGGGACATTCATAAGAGAAACGAAACATACTATAATTTTATATCTCATACAGCACAATGACCGGCGGAAAAAACACACGAGAGGTGATAGCACTTACCCGTCCGACATGGCTGTCTTAAACCGCCGCTCTGGAATGGggaaaataaatccattaaaataaatctgtcgtTAAACACATTGCTGCTTCACTGCCTTTTTAGTACATTCTCCATGCTTTACATCAATTAGTTGTTACAAGTTCAACGCAAGTCTAAAAACTCctgcaaattaaaaatggatttgatCGCTAAAGCaaaatttttctttgaattGTAAGTCTTTTAATTGTTTGGAAAGGTTTAAAGCGAATGTGCTTCGAAGAGTCAAAAAGCAATGCAAGTGTTAATATATCTGATGAG belongs to Gambusia affinis linkage group LG08, SWU_Gaff_1.0, whole genome shotgun sequence and includes:
- the LOC122835780 gene encoding troponin I, slow skeletal muscle-like, giving the protein MSGTPSKPKPKISASRRLFLKTKLLKKAMTMLENEKQARIADKQRILDERNPTLQLSGLSMQDLLNLCKEIHQKIDKVDEERYDIASKVAINEKEIQNLSQKVFELKGKMKRPNLRKVRMSAGAMLGALLGAKVKESVDFKANLKTVKKEEEKKEEVTDWRKNVDAMSGMEGRKKLFDAAQ
- the LOC122835781 gene encoding troponin I, slow skeletal muscle-like isoform X2, which produces MLEEEKRQKMKEKEAVLAERLPPLNLSGLSLQELQDLCKELHRKIDIVDEERYDVDLKVSKNDVEIENMKLKITEIQSKFKKPHLRRVKISAEAMLSVLLGSKHKESFDFKANLKTVKKEEEKKEEVTDWRKNVEAMSGMEGRKKLFDASGN
- the LOC122835781 gene encoding troponin I, slow skeletal muscle-like isoform X1 — encoded protein: MSDGQKKSKISSSRKLGLKIRLLAVATQMLEEEKRQKMKEKEAVLAERLPPLNLSGLSLQELQDLCKELHRKIDIVDEERYDVDLKVSKNDVEIENMKLKITEIQSKFKKPHLRRVKISAEAMLSVLLGSKHKESFDFKANLKTVKKEEEKKEEVTDWRKNVEAMSGMEGRKKLFDASGN